In the Ilumatobacteraceae bacterium genome, one interval contains:
- a CDS encoding sodium-translocating pyrophosphatase, which translates to MEAIPYLAALSALAGLVLAGYYYKKVEEAPPGDERMVFLMTEIQKGAKAFLQAEYKWVGIFAVFMAVLLAIVIDPLAAVTYLLGAVLSAGAGYAGMTVATMANARTTEAAKEGPAKALPVAFRGGAVMGFSVAGLALLGLMLTYMVFVTWLEVDQAFEIVTAYGLGASTIALFSRVGGGIYTKAADVGADLVGKVEAGIPEDDPRNPATIADNVGDNVGDVAGMGADLFESYAGSIIAPISLIAFAGAITADQAGNADVLPFFAFPMFVAFVGMIASIIGSFLVKGGDSTDSHSLSKALHMGTNVAMGITVVGVLAGSFWIFGGDAFPEDKPWGLALSVIGGLIVGWALGKTAEYYTSDHFNPVKTIAQQSETGPATTVLKGISIGMVSVAASVALILIGIGIAYWGGQQTLGDETTLGGLYGIAVAAIGMLATTGVVVSVDAYGPIADNAGGIAEMAELDPSVREVTDALDSLGNTTAAVAKGFAVGSAALTALALFKSFEFAIFTASDGEQALNLNIGDIEVFIGLFIGAALPFLFAALTIDAVGRAATKMIEEVRRQFREIPGLREGKPGVIPDSARCVAISTEASLKEMVIPGALAVVVPLLVGFVSVDALGGLLAGALVTGFALAIFMANAGGAWDNAKKYIEAGAHGGKGGDPHKAAVVGDTVGDPFKDTSGPAMNILLKVMTIVSLVFASAFV; encoded by the coding sequence GTGGAAGCAATTCCGTATCTCGCCGCGCTCTCAGCCCTTGCCGGGCTGGTGCTCGCCGGCTACTACTACAAAAAGGTCGAGGAGGCACCGCCCGGCGACGAGCGGATGGTCTTCTTGATGACGGAGATCCAGAAGGGCGCGAAGGCGTTCCTGCAGGCCGAGTACAAGTGGGTCGGCATCTTCGCCGTCTTCATGGCCGTCCTGCTCGCGATCGTGATCGATCCGCTCGCCGCGGTGACGTACCTGCTGGGCGCCGTGCTGTCGGCGGGTGCCGGCTACGCCGGCATGACCGTCGCCACGATGGCCAACGCTCGCACCACCGAGGCTGCCAAGGAGGGTCCGGCCAAGGCGCTGCCCGTCGCATTCCGCGGCGGCGCCGTGATGGGGTTCTCCGTCGCCGGTCTCGCGCTGCTCGGTCTGATGCTGACCTACATGGTCTTCGTCACCTGGCTCGAGGTCGACCAGGCCTTCGAGATCGTCACGGCGTACGGCCTCGGCGCATCCACGATCGCACTGTTCTCCCGTGTCGGTGGCGGCATCTACACCAAGGCCGCTGACGTGGGCGCCGACCTCGTCGGCAAGGTCGAAGCCGGTATCCCCGAGGACGACCCCCGCAACCCCGCGACCATCGCCGACAACGTGGGCGACAACGTCGGCGACGTGGCCGGCATGGGTGCCGACCTCTTCGAGTCGTACGCCGGCTCGATCATCGCCCCGATCTCGTTGATCGCCTTCGCCGGCGCCATCACCGCCGATCAGGCCGGCAACGCCGATGTCCTGCCGTTCTTCGCGTTCCCGATGTTCGTCGCGTTCGTCGGCATGATCGCCTCGATCATCGGTTCGTTCCTCGTCAAGGGAGGCGACTCGACCGACTCGCACTCGCTGAGCAAGGCGCTCCACATGGGCACCAACGTGGCGATGGGCATCACCGTCGTCGGCGTGCTCGCCGGCTCGTTCTGGATCTTCGGTGGCGATGCCTTCCCGGAAGACAAGCCGTGGGGCCTCGCCCTCTCGGTCATCGGTGGCCTGATCGTCGGCTGGGCACTCGGCAAGACCGCCGAGTACTACACCTCCGACCACTTCAACCCGGTCAAAACGATCGCCCAGCAGTCCGAGACGGGCCCGGCCACCACCGTGCTCAAGGGCATCAGCATCGGCATGGTGTCGGTCGCCGCCTCGGTCGCTCTGATCCTCATCGGCATCGGCATCGCCTACTGGGGCGGTCAGCAGACCCTCGGCGACGAAACGACGCTCGGCGGTCTGTACGGCATCGCCGTCGCCGCGATCGGCATGCTCGCCACGACCGGTGTGGTCGTGTCGGTCGACGCCTACGGCCCGATCGCCGACAACGCCGGCGGCATCGCCGAGATGGCCGAGCTCGACCCGTCGGTGCGCGAAGTCACCGACGCCCTCGACTCGCTCGGCAACACGACCGCCGCCGTCGCCAAGGGCTTCGCCGTCGGTTCGGCTGCGCTCACCGCGCTGGCCCTGTTCAAGAGCTTCGAGTTCGCGATCTTCACCGCCTCCGACGGTGAGCAGGCGCTCAACCTGAACATCGGCGACATCGAGGTCTTCATCGGCCTGTTCATCGGTGCCGCGCTGCCGTTCCTGTTCGCCGCACTCACGATCGACGCCGTCGGTCGTGCGGCGACGAAGATGATCGAGGAAGTCCGCCGCCAGTTCCGCGAGATCCCGGGCCTGCGCGAAGGCAAGCCGGGCGTCATCCCCGACTCCGCCCGCTGCGTGGCGATCTCGACGGAGGCCTCCCTCAAGGAGATGGTCATCCCCGGCGCACTCGCCGTGGTCGTGCCGCTCCTGGTCGGCTTCGTCAGCGTCGATGCGCTCGGCGGCCTGCTCGCCGGTGCACTCGTCACCGGCTTCGCCCTCGCCATCTTCATGGCGAACGCCGGCGGCGCCTGGGACAACGCCAAGAAGTACATCGAGGCCGGCGCCCACGGCGGCAAGGGCGGCGACCCCCACAAGGCCGCCGTCGTCGGCGACACCGTCGGTGACCCGTTCAAGGACACCAGCGGCCCGGCGATGAACATCCTGCTGAAGGTCATGACGATCGTCAGCCTGGTGTTCGCCAGCGCCTTCGTGTGA
- a CDS encoding diguanylate cyclase has protein sequence MERAALGQGAGAAEAMLDLLPELVNRFRVSDHVITYCNVAWAALYGTTPDRAVGTSLDSYLSSDEMLGLRSQLARLGPNSPLLTDTEPRERPGEVERWIEWADRYLHSDLEPQVLSIGRDVTARHQAELSLVESEARFRDLADKSSDIVWRISNDPVVRFDYLSPSVEHILGYTPAELVDDFALIDRITDGRAIELVTAASRGEAVPSRVDLRFRHADGSIVIGETSIRPIRDGMQGVTRDVTELRRLQAATAELAVRDPLTGLGNRRCFHTFLDAELERTARTGEPLAVAFVDLDGLKRVNDQLGHRAGDTVIKETGRRLRSAVAHADQVARLGGDEFAIVYEPMMVDSADLLRRLDEALAVPIDVSPDLAVDCTASIGQADTRDVGRRPEDLLAAADEAMYAVKRSRRSVVHRGA, from the coding sequence GTGGAGCGCGCCGCCCTCGGGCAGGGTGCCGGTGCCGCCGAGGCGATGCTCGACCTCCTGCCGGAGCTCGTGAACCGGTTTCGAGTCTCCGACCACGTGATCACGTACTGCAACGTGGCCTGGGCGGCGCTGTACGGCACGACGCCCGACCGCGCCGTCGGGACGAGCCTCGACTCGTACCTGTCGTCCGACGAGATGCTCGGGCTCCGATCGCAGCTCGCTCGGCTCGGTCCGAACAGCCCGCTGTTGACCGACACCGAACCTCGCGAGCGGCCCGGTGAAGTCGAACGCTGGATCGAATGGGCGGACCGATACCTGCACTCCGATCTCGAGCCGCAGGTGCTCTCGATCGGCCGCGACGTCACGGCCCGGCATCAGGCGGAGCTCAGCCTGGTCGAGAGCGAGGCGAGGTTCCGAGACCTGGCCGACAAGTCGTCCGACATCGTGTGGCGCATCAGCAACGACCCCGTCGTGCGGTTCGACTACCTGAGCCCCTCGGTCGAACACATCCTCGGGTACACGCCGGCCGAGCTGGTCGACGACTTCGCGCTGATCGATCGGATCACCGACGGACGAGCGATCGAGCTCGTCACCGCGGCCTCGCGAGGTGAGGCCGTTCCGAGTCGCGTCGACCTCCGGTTCCGTCACGCCGACGGCTCGATCGTGATCGGTGAGACCAGCATCCGGCCGATCCGCGACGGGATGCAGGGTGTGACCCGCGACGTGACCGAACTCCGTCGTCTCCAGGCGGCCACCGCCGAGTTGGCCGTCCGCGACCCGTTGACCGGCCTCGGGAACCGCCGCTGCTTCCACACGTTCCTCGACGCCGAGCTCGAACGCACCGCGCGCACGGGCGAGCCGCTCGCGGTCGCGTTCGTCGACCTCGACGGCCTCAAGCGGGTCAACGACCAGCTCGGCCACCGCGCCGGCGACACCGTCATCAAGGAAACGGGACGCCGTCTGCGCAGCGCGGTCGCGCACGCCGATCAGGTCGCGCGTCTCGGTGGCGACGAGTTCGCGATCGTCTACGAGCCGATGATGGTCGACTCGGCGGACCTGCTGCGCCGACTCGACGAAGCACTCGCCGTACCGATCGACGTCTCACCGGATCTCGCGGTCGACTGCACGGCCAGCATCGGGCAGGCCGACACGCGCGACGTCGGGCGTCGACCCGAGGATCTGTTGGCTGCCGCCGATGAAGCGATGTACGCCGTCAAGCGGTCGCGTCGCAGCGTGGTCCACCGAGGCGCCTGA
- a CDS encoding ribokinase, with protein sequence MRGFDVVVVGSLNLDLVTRTERLPGPGETVIGGSYAEFPGGKGLNQAVAAARAGASVALVGAVGGDHAGALLRGVATDEGIDVSHLVTIDDEPTGRAIISVDEAGENSIIVVPGANARVAPRDIPVGRVVIAQLEIPLGTVAAAFRLARGRGATTVLNPAPAAELAAEFLASCDIVVPNEHEVVLLGGTDRLLDHGVSQIVVTRGGAGVDVVTRPSSIHLDAFPVDPVDTTGAGDAFCGALASRLAAGDPLLAAVQFAAAAGALATTKPGAVPSQARRSDIEALAATRTPAT encoded by the coding sequence ATGCGCGGATTCGATGTGGTCGTCGTCGGAAGTCTCAATCTCGACCTGGTGACCAGGACGGAACGGCTCCCGGGACCCGGCGAGACCGTCATCGGCGGCTCGTACGCCGAGTTCCCCGGCGGCAAGGGCCTCAACCAGGCCGTCGCCGCCGCCCGGGCGGGCGCGAGCGTGGCGCTGGTCGGTGCCGTCGGCGGCGACCATGCCGGCGCGCTGCTGCGCGGGGTCGCCACCGACGAGGGCATCGACGTCTCGCACCTGGTGACGATCGACGACGAGCCGACCGGCCGGGCGATCATCTCCGTCGACGAGGCGGGCGAGAACTCGATCATCGTCGTCCCCGGCGCCAACGCACGGGTGGCGCCGCGCGACATCCCCGTCGGTCGGGTCGTGATCGCCCAGCTCGAGATCCCGCTCGGCACCGTCGCCGCCGCGTTCCGACTCGCCCGCGGCCGCGGCGCCACCACGGTGCTGAACCCGGCCCCGGCCGCCGAACTCGCCGCTGAGTTCCTCGCTTCGTGCGACATCGTCGTCCCGAACGAGCACGAGGTCGTCCTCCTCGGTGGCACCGACCGGTTGCTCGACCACGGTGTCTCGCAGATCGTGGTCACACGGGGCGGCGCCGGCGTCGACGTCGTCACTCGTCCCTCCTCGATCCATCTCGACGCATTCCCGGTCGACCCGGTCGACACGACCGGTGCCGGCGACGCCTTCTGTGGCGCCCTCGCCAGCCGGCTCGCCGCGGGCGATCCCCTGCTCGCCGCGGTCCAGTTCGCCGCAGCCGCCGGCGCGCTCGCGACCACGAAGCCCGGCGCGGTGCCGTCGCAGGCGCGCCGCAGCGACATCGAGGCACTGGCCGCCACCCGCACGCCGGCGACCTGA
- a CDS encoding diadenylate cyclase, with the protein MHADAERHELPVLPGRLQRLADELLDEGVPALDGAPDPVGALVELAYALRPQLHEGRVPTYGVLMPPMTPNFDRDHRIGADTIDLIDVAQLDVQFARRFADGVTSFAVRSGDTITHIAGFGRNMADEYDLVGLQARLGGLILQRHPGGQVRVFGPHGVVRWNGITWQHDAPVDAWIDRLATVTGDLPIDGVRPLLRFAIHELGGRRIGATLIWRPTEHPPPARGIEALVHHAPRLRLDHVGEEAAIAQALSQTDGAAIFDDEPALVALGMRLGPSPEAESAVAAMSGMRHTSAVRYSYDDPHAVVIVVSEDGPVTLMHAGRAIAAADPATEQIG; encoded by the coding sequence GTGCACGCCGACGCCGAACGCCACGAACTCCCGGTCCTCCCGGGTCGGCTGCAGCGGCTCGCCGACGAACTGCTCGACGAGGGCGTCCCGGCACTCGACGGGGCACCCGATCCGGTCGGCGCGCTCGTCGAACTCGCCTATGCGCTTCGGCCCCAACTGCACGAGGGCCGGGTGCCCACCTACGGGGTCCTGATGCCGCCGATGACCCCGAACTTCGACCGCGACCATCGCATCGGGGCCGACACGATCGATCTCATCGACGTCGCTCAACTCGACGTGCAGTTCGCGAGGAGGTTCGCCGACGGCGTGACGAGCTTCGCCGTGCGTTCGGGTGACACGATCACCCACATCGCCGGCTTCGGCCGCAACATGGCCGATGAGTACGACCTCGTCGGCTTGCAGGCGCGGTTGGGCGGGCTGATTCTCCAGCGACACCCCGGCGGCCAGGTTCGGGTGTTCGGCCCGCACGGCGTCGTCCGCTGGAACGGCATCACCTGGCAGCACGACGCGCCGGTCGACGCCTGGATCGACCGTCTCGCCACGGTGACCGGCGACCTGCCGATCGACGGGGTGCGACCCCTGCTGCGATTCGCGATCCACGAACTCGGCGGACGCCGGATCGGGGCCACGCTGATCTGGCGGCCGACCGAGCATCCGCCACCGGCACGTGGGATCGAAGCGCTGGTCCACCACGCGCCGCGTCTCCGACTCGACCACGTCGGCGAAGAGGCAGCGATCGCCCAGGCGCTCTCCCAGACCGACGGGGCGGCGATCTTCGACGACGAACCGGCCCTCGTCGCGCTCGGTATGCGGCTCGGACCGTCGCCCGAGGCCGAGTCGGCCGTCGCAGCGATGAGCGGCATGCGCCACACGTCGGCCGTTCGCTACTCGTACGACGACCCGCACGCGGTCGTGATCGTCGTCTCGGAGGACGGCCCCGTGACCCTGATGCACGCCGGCAGAGCCATCGCGGCGGCCGACCCGGCAACCGAACAGATCGGCTGA
- a CDS encoding DUF3097 family protein, translating into MKYEQDILVAFAESKRPTSYPSVEVAVGLVVEDRASGFCGDVVRWNHEAVTLRDRKQHLRHFTWKAGGFLLDGKPVTLSRPAKQATATQRVTASGSIAGDRGRVAQVAKASRIWVEGKHDAELLEHVWGDDLRELGIVVEPLHGADDLRSMVDEFGPGGRRRLGVLLDHLVAGSKESRIAATVDHPSVLITGHPFVDVWAGIRPKVVGLDAWPDVPKGQPWKEGMCRALGVPFEGFWPRLRNQVTTYADLEPELVGAVERLIDFVAEE; encoded by the coding sequence ATGAAGTACGAACAGGACATCCTCGTGGCCTTCGCCGAGTCGAAGCGTCCGACCTCCTACCCGTCGGTAGAAGTGGCGGTGGGGCTGGTCGTCGAAGACCGTGCGAGCGGTTTCTGCGGCGACGTGGTGAGGTGGAACCACGAGGCCGTCACGTTGCGGGATCGCAAACAGCACCTTCGCCACTTCACCTGGAAGGCCGGCGGGTTCCTGCTCGACGGCAAGCCGGTGACGCTCTCCCGTCCGGCGAAGCAGGCGACCGCGACCCAGCGCGTGACCGCGTCCGGTTCGATCGCCGGTGACCGCGGGCGGGTCGCACAGGTCGCCAAGGCGAGCCGGATCTGGGTCGAGGGCAAGCACGACGCCGAGTTGCTCGAACACGTGTGGGGCGACGATCTGCGCGAGTTGGGCATCGTCGTCGAACCGCTGCACGGCGCCGACGACCTCCGGTCGATGGTCGACGAGTTCGGTCCGGGCGGTCGGCGGCGGCTCGGTGTGTTGCTCGATCACCTCGTCGCCGGCTCCAAGGAGTCGCGCATCGCTGCCACCGTCGATCACCCCTCGGTCCTGATCACCGGCCATCCGTTCGTCGACGTCTGGGCCGGCATCCGCCCGAAGGTTGTGGGGCTCGATGCATGGCCCGACGTGCCGAAGGGGCAGCCGTGGAAGGAAGGGATGTGCCGGGCGCTCGGCGTGCCTTTCGAGGGGTTCTGGCCGCGGTTGCGCAACCAGGTGACGACGTATGCCGATCTCGAACCGGAACTGGTCGGCGCCGTCGAGCGCCTGATCGACTTCGTCGCCGAGGAGTAG
- a CDS encoding DUF4349 domain-containing protein, whose product MASALALAACGGDDDAATADTAEPASAAMSAADTADGGDGGDGFIASDDGGDRAAADRPSEGGFDIGVVGRDVIIEMRVVVSSDDIERTVASVMASAATLGGGVASSDVNYGNDAVGGSDGYAVLVVKVPPESVDRLLSGLDDSGTVQSINQSAQDVTEQLVNLDVRIRNARQSVANVREFMDRTENLNELVTLEAELTRRQTELEQLEAQERNLTDRVALSTITIEVIPTASVPEPPVEPEPNDGIGDAFESGWEAFTALLFGIGFVVAATLPFLVSGLLLALLAWAIIRRRDGRRPPASHPATDESAVEEPAVEEPAIDDTRTPIG is encoded by the coding sequence GTGGCGAGCGCGCTCGCGCTCGCAGCCTGCGGTGGCGACGACGACGCGGCGACCGCCGATACGGCCGAACCCGCGTCGGCGGCGATGTCGGCGGCGGACACCGCCGACGGGGGCGACGGGGGCGACGGCTTCATCGCATCCGACGACGGCGGTGACCGCGCCGCCGCCGATCGACCGAGCGAGGGCGGGTTCGACATCGGTGTCGTCGGCCGCGACGTCATCATCGAGATGCGCGTGGTCGTGAGCAGCGACGACATCGAACGCACCGTGGCGTCGGTCATGGCCTCGGCGGCGACGCTGGGCGGCGGTGTCGCCTCGTCGGACGTGAACTACGGCAACGACGCCGTCGGCGGCTCGGACGGATACGCCGTGCTCGTCGTGAAGGTGCCGCCCGAGTCGGTCGACCGACTGCTCTCCGGCCTCGACGACAGCGGCACCGTGCAATCGATCAACCAGAGCGCCCAGGACGTGACCGAGCAACTCGTGAACCTCGACGTCCGGATCCGGAACGCACGTCAGAGCGTGGCCAACGTGCGCGAGTTCATGGACCGCACCGAGAACCTGAACGAGCTCGTCACCCTGGAGGCCGAGCTGACGCGGCGCCAGACCGAACTCGAACAACTCGAGGCGCAGGAACGCAACCTGACCGATCGTGTCGCGTTGTCGACCATCACGATCGAGGTGATCCCGACGGCCTCGGTGCCTGAGCCACCCGTCGAACCCGAGCCGAACGACGGCATCGGCGACGCGTTCGAGTCCGGCTGGGAGGCCTTCACGGCCCTGCTGTTCGGCATCGGCTTCGTCGTGGCCGCCACGCTGCCGTTCCTGGTCTCGGGCCTCCTGCTCGCACTGCTCGCCTGGGCGATCATCCGGCGCCGCGACGGTCGCCGGCCGCCGGCATCGCACCCGGCAACCGACGAATCGGCGGTCGAGGAGCCGGCCGTCGAGGAGCCGGCGATCGACGACACGCGGACGCCGATCGGCTGA
- a CDS encoding SCP2 sterol-binding domain-containing protein, giving the protein MSDDSTVRYLSLAWIRELTREVAESETLAELARDHTIGVTQVVTDGPEGDVTYHLQIAEGIASFAAGAAYPEDVKMEQDWATAVAVATGASNAQDAFINGRIRLFGDQQALMGAQPVFAALDQVFSTVRERTAYE; this is encoded by the coding sequence ATGAGCGACGACAGCACCGTGCGATACCTCAGCCTGGCCTGGATCCGTGAACTCACCCGCGAAGTGGCCGAGAGCGAGACCCTCGCCGAACTGGCCAGGGATCACACGATCGGCGTGACCCAGGTGGTGACCGACGGCCCGGAGGGCGACGTCACCTACCACCTGCAGATCGCCGAGGGCATCGCGTCGTTCGCCGCCGGCGCGGCCTACCCCGAGGACGTCAAGATGGAACAGGACTGGGCCACCGCCGTCGCTGTCGCGACCGGTGCGTCCAATGCACAGGACGCGTTCATCAACGGCCGGATCCGACTGTTCGGCGACCAGCAGGCGCTCATGGGCGCGCAACCGGTCTTCGCAGCGCTCGACCAGGTCTTCTCCACCGTCCGCGAGCGCACCGCCTACGAGTAG
- a CDS encoding DNA-formamidopyrimidine glycosylase family protein, with product MPELPEVHAHAERLAEQFAGRVLVRFRPLTFTALRTAVPPPDDAYGQPLLGVGRRGKYILLEFESVQFAVHLMQGGRLLVDEKQSAKPRGGQARFVFDDGPALLLTEQGTERRAGVWCLPHDSALDTPPLDVLGPDADTVTPERLAELFAKKNQRIHGFLRDQRSIAGIGRRLANEICHRAKISPFAMTGKLGLDGATKVAEAIRATIDEGLAYERSRTDMSASKDRPSAVHGRTGDPCPVCGDEIRAVEYSGYTVNYCPTCQTNGKALADNTTSRFLK from the coding sequence ATGCCAGAACTGCCCGAGGTCCACGCGCACGCCGAGCGACTCGCCGAGCAGTTCGCGGGTCGCGTCCTCGTCCGGTTCCGGCCGCTGACATTCACGGCGCTGCGCACCGCGGTTCCTCCCCCCGACGACGCGTACGGCCAACCGCTGCTCGGCGTCGGTCGACGCGGCAAGTACATCCTGCTCGAGTTCGAGTCGGTGCAATTCGCCGTCCATCTGATGCAGGGCGGCCGTCTGCTCGTCGACGAGAAGCAGTCGGCCAAACCCCGCGGCGGCCAGGCCCGGTTCGTGTTCGACGACGGCCCGGCGCTCCTGCTCACGGAACAGGGCACCGAACGTCGTGCGGGCGTGTGGTGCCTGCCGCACGACTCGGCGCTCGACACGCCACCGCTCGACGTCCTCGGCCCCGATGCCGACACGGTGACGCCCGAGCGGTTGGCCGAACTGTTCGCGAAGAAGAACCAGCGGATCCACGGGTTCCTACGTGACCAGCGTTCGATCGCCGGGATCGGACGTCGACTCGCGAACGAGATCTGCCATCGGGCGAAGATCAGCCCGTTCGCCATGACCGGCAAGCTCGGCCTCGACGGCGCCACGAAGGTGGCCGAGGCGATTCGCGCCACGATCGACGAGGGCCTCGCGTACGAACGCAGCCGCACCGACATGAGCGCCTCGAAGGACCGGCCGAGCGCGGTGCACGGGCGGACCGGTGATCCGTGTCCGGTGTGCGGCGACGAGATCCGTGCCGTCGAGTACTCCGGCTACACGGTCAACTACTGCCCCACGTGCCAGACCAACGGCAAGGCGCTCGCCGACAACACCACCAGCAGGTTCCTCAAATAG